The Tenebrio molitor chromosome 2, icTenMoli1.1, whole genome shotgun sequence DNA segment AGAGAAGCTCTTGCGGTCGTACTTCGCCGAGGATGGAATCGAGTACAGCATGTGCCGGGTACCGATCGGTGGTACCGATTTTTCGACCCACGGCTATTCGTACGATGACGGTGACGTCGACGAGGATTTGGTCAACTTTGCACTAGCCGACGAAGACCACCAATACAAAGTACTGAGATATGGAAGGGTTGCAAACTTGATGGCGTAATTTTCCACAGATACCTTTGATAAAGAAGGCGCTAGATTTGAGTGACAACAATTTGAGACTGTTCGCGTCAGCGTGGACAGCTCCCAAATGGATGAAGACCAACGGGGAGTACGACGGTCGTGGGTTCCTTGTGCAAGAGCTGTACCAGACATGGGCCGATTACTTTGTCAAGTTCTTGGACTCTTACCAAAGCGAAGGAATAGATTTTTGGGGCATCACCACTGGGAACGAACCCAGTCTGGCGTCTGTACccctcaataaaattaatagcGTGGGTTGGAACTCTACTGAGATGGGCATGTGGGTTTTGAACAATCTGGGACCAAGCATACGAAATTCGAACCATTCAGACATCAACATCTTGATACTTGACGACCAAAGGTTCTACTTACCACGATTTGTAGACGAAGTATGCGTTTAAGACACTTTGCAAAACACTTAATCGACGTTCAAGCTTCGCAGGCTCTTGTAGATAACGCGACTCGTGAGTACATCGATGGAATCGCTGTCCACTGGTACATGAACGAGTACTACCCTGCGAGTTTACTCACCGACACTCACAACAACTTCCCCGAGATGTTTATTTTGTCGACTGAAGCCTGCAACGGAGTCAATTCAAAACTGGGAGCGGTGGTACTGGGTTCATGGGAGCGTGGCGAGGCCTACTCCATCGACATAATAGAGGTACAATCCAACCCCGTAAACTAGTACTCTACTCATACTTTCAGGATCTGTCAAATTGGGCCGGCGGTTGGGTAGATTGGAACATGGTACTGGATCTGGACGGAGGGCCTACATACATCGAAAATTTCGTCGACTCCCCCGTAATCGTCAACGCCACAGGCGGCGAGTTTTACAAGCAACCCATGTTCTACCATCTGGGGcacttttccaaatttgtacCGAACGGTTCTGTCAGGATTGACGCCAGTTCTGACTCGGAAAACGTTGCGTTTGTCGCTTTCCAAAGACCTGACGACGGGATTGCTGTCGTCGTCGTAAACAAAAACGACGAAGTAGTACCGGTGGCTCTCGTCGACGGTTCCAGAGGTACTGTCCAAGTAGAACTCAGCGAAAGATCTATTACTACAATTCTGTATTGgtgatttgaataaaaatcatTGATGAGTTATGTTTTGGTTTTAATCGAGGTTACGTACGAGGTCGGAGATAAAATGATTTGCATTGGTGGAGTCACCACGTCTGGTAAATCCTTCATAGCTGTTAATATTCTTCGCAACTGATAAAGAGTTCATGAA contains these protein-coding regions:
- the LOC138123167 gene encoding putative glucosylceramidase 4, with protein sequence MLFIYLFLFLLTAGYCRADDCLSRDYDQGSIVCVCNSDYCDTVPRPEKVEQPQLLVYTSNKAGSRFEQTTGQFEQSKAADNQILINSEQKFQTILGWGGAFTDATGINIDSLDEQLQEKLLRSYFAEDGIEYSMCRVPIGGTDFSTHGYSYDDGDVDEDLVNFALADEDHQYKIPLIKKALDLSDNNLRLFASAWTAPKWMKTNGEYDGRGFLVQELYQTWADYFVKFLDSYQSEGIDFWGITTGNEPSLASVPLNKINSVGWNSTEMGMWVLNNLGPSIRNSNHSDINILILDDQRFYLPRFVDEALVDNATREYIDGIAVHWYMNEYYPASLLTDTHNNFPEMFILSTEACNGVNSKLGAVVLGSWERGEAYSIDIIEDLSNWAGGWVDWNMVLDLDGGPTYIENFVDSPVIVNATGGEFYKQPMFYHLGHFSKFVPNGSVRIDASSDSENVAFVAFQRPDDGIAVVVVNKNDEVVPVALVDGSRGTVQVELSERSITTILYW